The window TTGAATTTGCTTCCACTAATTTTCCTCCTAACGCCTTAGATTATTTTAGATCAAAAAACTCTATAACTGCATTTTTAATAATTTCAGCAAACATATCAACATAACTCTCATCTTTAAACTTTTTAACAACATTAGGATTACTTATAAACTCCATCTCTAATAAAACAGCGGGACTTCTAGTATAGGCTAAAACAGCAAATTCTGCAGTATGTACCCCTCTAAATTTAATACCATTGACATTAAGATGAGTTCCTAAAATATTTGCGAAATTTTCACTTTCGTTCAGACTATTTTCTTTGTCATTAACCCATGTTTCGATTAAGTTCTTATCCTTATTAAAATCCAAATTTTCTCTGTAAGCTATTCTTCTAGCATAAGCACTTTCTGAGAAGTCAAAATAAAATACTTCTGATCCATATACCGTTGAATCAGAAGGGAAATCATTCATATGCAAACTTATGAATAAATCCGCTCCTTTTTCATTAGAAAAAACGGCTCTATCATGTAAATCGATATATCTGTCTTCTGTTCTAGTTAAAAAAACATTTATACTATATGGTTCAAGCAGTTGTTTCGTTCTTTTAGCTACTGCTAAAGTTATGTCTTTTTCAAAAGTACTATTTATACCAACTGCTCCAGGGTCTATTCCACCATGTCCAGGGTCTATAACTAAAACAGGTAAAGTTACTGTATTTTCAAAAGAAAGATCCAAAATTATCCGATTTTCTTCGATAATTTCATTTAT of the Petrotoga sp. 9PW.55.5.1 genome contains:
- a CDS encoding N-acetylmuramoyl-L-alanine amidase — encoded protein: MTFFFIFISLTTFSKGLYFQWREVDPSYYFEENGNMYINLKIISEKSGRSLDVYNETLIYVKSNKWSLFIFPENSLAIINSSESVHFNPNDLKIIDKEAYLTPELIAKLLNLELISNNNNVYLNLPLAKITSIRTIIQKTNARIMVELSSSMEDVGIYPLVNKSGYLIKIKGAEIPDSYYYEEYNNKINYIKAYHYSPTEVWIQIKLNNSADINEIIEENRIILDLSFENTVTLPVLVIDPGHGGIDPGAVGINSTFEKDITLAVAKRTKQLLEPYSINVFLTRTEDRYIDLHDRAVFSNEKGADLFISLHMNDFPSDSTVYGSEVFYFDFSESAYARRIAYRENLDFNKDKNLIETWVNDKENSLNESENFANILGTHLNVNGIKFRGVHTAEFAVLAYTRSPAVLLEMEFISNPNVVKKFKDESYVDMFAEIIKNAVIEFFDLK